ACGCCGACGTCCCAGGGCTTCACCGCGGTGTCGTCGTTGACGACGCTGACGCGTCCGAGCGGGATCCCGAGCTCCTCGGCGACGATCATGGCCAGCACGGTTTCCGAGCCCTGGCCGATCTCGCTGGCGCCGGTGAGGAGCGCGACCTTGCCGAAGTCGTCGAGCTTCACGATGGCGCCGCACCCGTCGGAGCGGTAGACACGGGCTCCGCCGCCGACGTGGAACATGCCCGCGTAGCCGATGCCACGCGTCCAGCCGGGGCGGGGCTCTCGCGCGACCGGCTTTCGGATGTCGCGCGCCACGGCGTCGAAGCATTCGGTCAGCGCGCAGGTGGTGATCCGGAGCCCCTGGGGCGTGACGTCGCCCGGGCGGTTGGCGTTCCGCTTCCGGATCTCCAGGCGGTCCAGCCCGAGCTTCTCGGCCAGGTCGTCCATCTGCGCCTCGATGGCGAAGGTGGACTCCAGGTTCCCGTAGCCCCGCATGGAGCCCGAGTAGACGTTGTTGGTGTAGACGATGGCGGTGTCGAACCGGATGTTCGGGCAGCGGTAGAAGCCGGCCAGGGTGGTCATCATGACGTACGGAGTCGTCGAGCCCCACGAGACGTAGGCTCCGTTGTCGATGATGACCTTGGCGTCGCGGGCCAGGAGGGTCCCGTCCGCCCGGGCTGCGGTGCGGAGCATGAAGGCGCAGGGCTCGCGGGTCGGGCTGGCCAGGAACTCCTCGTCGCGGTCGAAGACGATCTTCACCGGCCGGTCCACGTGACGGGCGAGCAGGGCCGCGATGATGTCGATCGGGTAGAGGTCGAGGCCCCGGCCGAAGTTGCCGCCGACCGGCGGCTGGATCACGCGGACACGGTCCCCGGTGATCCCCAGTGCCTCCGCCAGGTCCCGCTGGTAGAGGAACGGGATCTGGGTCGTGGACCACATGGTGAGGTGGCCGCGGGGGTCCCAGGCGGCGATCGCCGCCATCGTCCCCAGGCAGGCCGTCGTGACGTACTGGAGGGTGTAGATCCCCTCGGCCACGGCGTCGGCCTCGCGGAAGGCGCGGTCCACGTCGCCCGCCTGAAACTTGTAGGAAAAATTGACGAGGTTCCCCGGGAACTGCGGGTGGATCCGCGGGGCGTCGGGCCGCAGGGCGACGACCGGGTCGAAGACCGCCGGCAGCTCCTCGTACTCGACCTCGATCAGCCGGCACGCCTCGGCCGCCAGCTCCTCCGTCTCGGCAGCCACCGCCGCCACCTCGTCGCGGATGCAGCGGACGACGTCCTTCTTGAGCGCCAGATGGTCTT
The Candidatus Methylomirabilota bacterium genome window above contains:
- a CDS encoding xanthine dehydrogenase family protein molybdopterin-binding subunit, with the translated sequence MPTTPFKVIGTRVPKLDAVEKVTGAVRYLPDLEVPGMAWGKILRTPVPHARIKRIDTRAAEALPGVFGVVTGYNVEQYPFGYAKDHLALKKDVVRCIRDEVAAVAAETEELAAEACRLIEVEYEELPAVFDPVVALRPDAPRIHPQFPGNLVNFSYKFQAGDVDRAFREADAVAEGIYTLQYVTTACLGTMAAIAAWDPRGHLTMWSTTQIPFLYQRDLAEALGITGDRVRVIQPPVGGNFGRGLDLYPIDIIAALLARHVDRPVKIVFDRDEEFLASPTREPCAFMLRTAARADGTLLARDAKVIIDNGAYVSWGSTTPYVMMTTLAGFYRCPNIRFDTAIVYTNNVYSGSMRGYGNLESTFAIEAQMDDLAEKLGLDRLEIRKRNANRPGDVTPQGLRITTCALTECFDAVARDIRKPVAREPRPGWTRGIGYAGMFHVGGGARVYRSDGCGAIVKLDDFGKVALLTGASEIGQGSETVLAMIVAEELGIPLGRVSVVNDDTAVKPWDVGV